The genomic window cctcatcaatatagaaagcttctgcacagcaaagcaaacaatcaacaaaactaaaaggcaaccgacagaatggaagaagaaattctcaaatgacatattggataaatggctcatatccaaaatctgtaaagaacttctcaaactcaacacccaaaaaacaaatactccagtgaagaaatgggcagaagacatgaatagacacttctccaaagaagacatccagatggccaacagacacatgaaaagatgctcaacatcactcatcatcaagaaaatacaaatcaaaaccacaatgagataccatctcacacctgtctgaatgcctaaaattaacaactcaggaaataacaaatgttgtagaggatgtggagaaaagggaaccctggtgcactgctggggggaatgcaaaccagtgtgggcactctggagaacagtgtagaggttcctcaaaaaattaaaaatagaactaccctacaacccagcaattgcattaatatgtatttaatcaaaggatacaaaaatgctgattcaaaggggcacatgtaccccaatgtttctagcagtactatcaacaatagccaaagtatggaaagagtccaaatatccactgacagaagaatggataaagatgtactcaatggaatactactcagggaacaaaaaagattaaatcttgccatttgccacaatgtggatggaactagagagcaTTACGCGAAGTGAATTAtgtcagtccgagaaagacagatatcaaataatttcactcatatgtgaaattttaaaaagacaacagatgaacatggcaaaagggaaggaaaaacaagataaaaacagagggaggcaaaccatgagactgttaaaaaccaagaacaaactgaaggttgctggaggggaggtgggtggggtaatgggctgagtgggtgatgggtattaagaagggcacttttcggatgagcactgggtgtcatatgtaagagatgaatcactgggttcctctcctgaaaccaaaacggcactgtatgttaattaacttgaatttaactttaaaaaaaaagactagatgGAACAGTCTCAAACTATTTTTACCATCATTGAGAAGACACAGATgaatataaagacacagaatataaaattggaaaacaatGTTGAGGACACTTTGTCAGGTGCAATGCACAGACTGAAGTACTTAGGGAACAGGGAGTCTGGTGGATATGGTGAGTTCTGGAAGGAGAGCAGTGAGGAGGATATTGGGGAGCCATCAAGGGGTCACTGGCTGGGAATTttgcagagatggagacaggagACTGCTGGTGTGCACAGTATATCCATGACATCTGTGTCTTGATATTTCGTGGTGGAGTTCATAGTGggaaatttctcagtttttcctcattgaggatgatattagttgcgtgtcttttgcatatggcctttatgatcttgaggtatgttccttctacccctactttcttttttatatattaaatgtaatttattgtcaaattggtttccatacaacacccagtccccatcccaacaggtgccctcctcaatgctcatcacccattttcccctctcccccaccctccatcaactctagctttgttctcagtatttaagagtctcttggggcgcctgggtggcgcagtcggttaagcgtccgacttcagccaggtcacgatctcgcggtccgtgagttcgagccccgcgtcaggctctgggctgacggctcggagcctggagcctgtttccgattctgtgtctccctctctctctgcccctcccccattcatactctgtctctctctgtcccaaaaataaattaaaaaaaaacaaaaaaaaacccaaaaaaaacgttgaaaaagagtctcttatggtttgcctccttccctctctgtaacatttccccccacccctccccccatggtcttctgttaagtttctcaggatccacatatgagtgaaaacatacgttatctatctttctctgcctgacttatttcacttagcataataccccccagttccatccacgttgccgcaaatggccggatttcattctttctcattgccaagtagtattccattgtatatataaaccacatcttctttatccatttgtcagttgatgggcatttgggctcttcccataatttggctattgttgaaagtgctgctataaacattggggtagaagtgcccctatgcatcagcactcctatatcccctgggtaaattcctagcagtgctattgctgggtcatagggtagatctatttttaattttttgaggaacctccacactgttttccagagcagctgcaccagtttgcattcccaccaactgtggaagagggttcctgtttctccacatcctcgccaacatctatagtctcctgatttgttcattttagccactctgaccagcgtaaggtgttatctcagtgtgattttgatttgtatttccctgatgaggagtgacgttgagcttcttttcatgtgtctgttggccatctggatgtcttcattagaaaagtgtctattcatgtcttctgctcatttcttcactggatttttttgtttttaaggtgtggagtttggtgagttccttatagattttggacactagccctttatccgatatgtcattggcaaatatcttttcccattctgtcagttgccttttagttttgttgattgtttcctttgcagtgcagaaactttttatcttgatgaggtcccaatagttcatttttgcttttaattcccttgcctttggagatgtgtcgagtaagaaattgctgcggctgaggtcaaagaggtcttttcctgctttctcctctagggttttaatggtttcctgtttcacattcaggtccttcatccattttgagtttatttttgtgaatggtgtaagaaagtggtctagtttcattcttctgcatgttgctgtccagttctcccagcaccatttgttagaagactgtcttttttccattggatactctttcctgctttgtcaaagattagttggccatatatttgtgggtacaattctggggtctctattctattccattggtctatgtgtctgtttttgtgccaacaccatactttcttgatgattacaggctaaagtctgggattgtgatgcctcccactttggttttcttcttcaatattactttggtggggcacctgtgtggctcagttggttgagggtctgacttcggctcaggtcatgatctcgttgtctgtgagttcgagcatcaggctctgtgctgacagctcagagcctggggcctgtttcagattctgtgtctccctctctctctgcccctcccccactcatgctctgactgtctctctctctgcaaaaataaataaacattaaaaactttttaaatttaataatactttagctattcggggtcttttgtaattccatacaaattttaggatcgcttgttctagctttgagaagaatgctggtgcaattttgattgctATTGCATTGAAtgccacacacttccaaaactcaaagggaagaaatagaaaatttgaacagatgcataaccagtgaagaaatggaatcagttatcaaaaatctcccaacaaataagtcctggaccagatggcttccctggggaattctaccagacatttaaagcagagataatacctatccttctcaggctgttccaaaaaatagaaagggaaggaaagcttccagactcatactatgaggccagcattactttgattcccaaaccagacagagatccagcaaagaaagagaactacaggccaatgtccctgatgaatacggatgcaaaaattctcaacaatatactagcaaatcaaattcaacaccatataaaaggaattattcaccatgatcaagcgggattcatttctgggctgcagggttgCTTCAATATCCTCacatcaaccaatgtgatacatcacattaataaaagaaaagaaccatatgatcctgtcaatcgataaagaaaaagcatttgacaaaatacagcatcctttcttaataaaaaccctcgagaaagttgagatagaaggaacatagaaggaacatcataaaagccatttatgaaaagcccacagctaatatcatcctcaatggggaaaaactgagagctttccccctgagatcaggaacacgacagggatgcccactctcactgctgttgtttaacatagtgctggaagttctagcatcagcaatcagacaacaaaaggaaatcaaaggcatcaaaattggcaaagatgaagtcaaactttcactttttgcagatgacatgatactgcacatggaaaacctgacagactccaccaaaagtctgctagaactgatacatgaattcagcaaagtcgcagggtagaaaattaatgtaaagaaatcagttgcatttttatacaccaataataaagcaacggaaagagaaataaagaaaccgatcctattcacaattgcactaaaaccataaaatacctaggaataaacctaaacaaagatgtaaaagatctgtatgctgaaaactatagaaagcttatgaaggaaattgaagaaaatacaaagaaatggaaaaacactccatgatcatggattagaagaataaatattgttaaaatgtcaataaaatatttttaaaggcagaagaggaaaaatagaagaacaaacaaaagaggGGACAAACTAAAATGGGAAATCTAATAACAATCTTATCAGGAATTACACTATATGTAAATGATCTAAATACAAcacttaaaagacaaagattttaaGATGGGTTTAAGAAAAACAactatattagttttgcttcccaaTATAAACactgggagagggacaaaacataagagactcttagatatggagaacaaacagagggttactggaggggttgtgggatggggggatgggctaaatgagtaagaggcattaaggaatctactcctgaaatcattgttgcactatatgctaactaacttggatgtaaattttaaaaaaattaattaaagatgaaaaaaagaaaaacaactataaGCAAAACTCTATTTGCAGTCTATAAGaaattcacttcaaatataatggTGTAAATGGgtgaaaagcaaaagaatgaacaatgtggatgaatcttgaaaacattgtgctaagtaaaaaatccagacacaaaaagtcgcatattgtatgattccacttagatgTACTAAGTAGACAAATTCACAGACATAGGAATTGGAACAGAGATTGACAAGGGCTGGTGGCAAAGGGACATGGGAGTAATTATTTAATGTGTAGGGAGTTTCCATTTGGTATAATAACAgtgttctggaaatggatagtggtgatgattaTCTAAGATAGTAAATATACTTCATGCCACTGAATTATATGCTTTAGTgatggttaaaatggtgaattttatgtaatGTAACCACATGAAAAggtagaagaggggtgcctgggtggctcaattagttgagcatctgacttcagctcaggtcatgatttcacagtttgtgagttcaagtcccacatcgcggtctgtgctgacagtgcagagcctggagcctgcttcagattctgtgtttccttctctctctctctgtccctcccccactcacactctatttctctctctcaaaaaataaataaaaacataaaaaagtagaagaatgaaaaatgtactatgcaaacattaatcaaaagaaaacttaaggGGTTGTATTAGTTTCTAATTGCTGTTGTcataaatgaccacaaacttgGTGTCTTAAGATAACATAGATTTATTataattctggaggtcagaagtaaATAATCAGTCTCACCGGTATAAAGAAATAGGGGGGCATCCACCTACTCTATCTTCATCCAGAACTGGAACTCTGAATGCAACTGATGCCTAAATATTGACCATGTATCCAGTaaatctggaatttaaaaaaaaaaaaatttttttagttaacatacagtgcaatcttgttttcaggagtagaatttagtgattcatcacctacatacgacacccagtggtcatcccaacaagtgtcctccttaatacccatcacccatctagcccatcccccacccacctccctccatcaaccctgtttgttctctaaagagtctttatggtttgtttccctctcttctctctcccccctctacttcctatatgttcatctgttttctttcttaaatttcacatatgagggaaatcatatatttgtcttctctgattgccttatttcacttagcataatgcattctaactccatccacgtcactgcaaatggcaaggaaactttttaatttggataatacatctttatattattttttatcttctgtgCACACACCTGTATAATCTTGAAGCAATACAATTATTATTCTTATCCATTTCAGTGCTTATcactttgttttgcttcatttaatTGGTTAGTACCTCCAATTAAATAAATTCAATGCCATGCTGAATACAAATGGTCATAGGAAACATACTTGCATCATTTCCAATCAGAGAGAGGACTTCAAGTTCTCACCTTTAAAAATGATTGGCTAAGTGGTGATTGCTAAATATGCCTCTGTAAGTTCTAAGAAACAACCTTTTATATATCtgatgagtttttattttcatgatgaaTTGTTGGTGTATTTTATCAAAAGCTTTGTCTGCACCTGTtgagatttcttcatttttttaatttttaactaaagtacagttgacatattagtttcaggcgaacagtatagtgattcaacaattacatgcattatgaaatgctcactaTATGAAGCGTAGTTATTTAGCGTCAGAACaaaattattacagtattattgactatattccctatgctgtatttttcatccctgtggctcatttattttatagctcGAAGTTTATGCCTTTTAAGCTCTTTCATTTgcttcacccatccccaccctcttcccctctggcaaccactagtttgtgagatggtcattttttttaacttattctgttaatgtattggattatattgattgatttttaatactttaagcTACTCTGTTCTTCTTCTCCCCTGCAAAATCCAGTATGGTCATGATGTATTGTCCTTTTTATATACTGCTGAATCTTATTTGTGAATGTTTTGTTTAGAGATTTACATCTAAGTTTATGTGAGACATCGTTCCGTGCCTTTCCCATTCTATAAATTCCTTTCCAGGCTTTGGTGTCAATATTTTCCTAGCCTGATAAaatattacttcctttttttattattattctcaagAAAGGCTTGTGtaattctggtgtgtgtgtgtgtgttttgtaagtgTTTGGAGGAAATTGCCAATGAAGCCTCCTCAACAGacacatgtatatattacaaGATGATTATCACTATGGGATTAGCTAACACTTCCATCCCATAACATAGCTGCCTTTTTTATATGATGAGAACATCTTAGATCTACCCTCTTTGCCACATTCAAGATGATACAGTATAgctatggtcaccatgctgtacattagatccccagaatgtATAATCTTAGAACTAACTATATATCTCTTAATCTTATACCTATAATCTTGACCAACACTTCACCATTTCTGCACCCCCAGACCTGACAGCCACCATTCTGCTCTCCATTTCTGTCAGTTTCCTCACACTTCAGTTGGGGGGTGATTTTTGATCACAGAGTCAATGCATTTAATGTATACATAAGGTGATACATATTTTCTACTTATCCTTCATCATTTTGGAAACTTGTATTTTTGGGGATTGTGTTCATTTCAtctacattttctaatatattgGCATACAATCGATCATCATGTTCTATTATTGATTTAAAGTCTGTAGGATGTGATGCCCTCCTGAAAATGATAATGGGTGCCCCCCACTCTTGGCCATTTTGACTAGGATTTATAAATgtgattaatgttttaaaaaatgaacattttgggctttattgattcttctttattttttgttcgTCCTCATTAGTAGCTACTCTTATCactataatttccttccttctatcttcATTTGGAATAATTTGCTTCTTTCCTCCTCTAAATTCTTGGTATGATAACTTGGATCATTGACTTtttaggcttttttcttttcctttcttcttcttttttaaaaattacatccaagttagttaacatatagtgtaaaaatgatttcaggaatagaatttagtgattcatcacttacatataacacccagtgctcatcccaacaagtgtcctccttaatgtcccttgcccatttagccccccacctcctcccctccagcaaccctcagtttgttccctgtatttaagagtctcttatggtttgtctccctccctgtttattattatttttgcttcccttcctttatgttcatctgttttgtatcttaaaattccacatgagtgaaataatatatttgtctttctgactgacttaggtcgcttagcataataccctccagttccatccacatagttgcaaatggcaagatttcattcttcttgaattcccagtaatactccattatatatatatatatatatatatacatatacatatacatacatacacacacacacacacacacacacacacacacatatacacacacacacacaaacacacaccccacatcttctttatccattcatctatcaatggacgtttgggctctttacatactttggctattgttgatagtgctgctgtaaacattggggcgcatgtgtccctttgaaacagcatacctctGTCCCTTGGCTAAATACCTAACTAGCACaatcgctgggtcataggttagttctatttttagttttttaaggaacctccatactgttttccagagtggctgcaccagtttgcattcccaccagcagcgcaaaagagatcctctttctccgcatccttgccaacatctcttgttgcctgagttgttaattttaggctttttcttttctaatatattcgTTCCTGGTTGTTAATTTTCCTGCGCCATAGGTCTGATGTGTAACATTTGCATTATCATTCAGCGTAAGCATTCTCCCATTTCCATTTTGGGTTTCTCATTTCGCTCACGGATTATCGAGAAGTCTGTTGCTTTATTTCCAAAATGTAGGGGCTCTAGCTATCTTTGATGGCAGAATCCGGTCACTCCCAGAAGGTCCCAGGAGTTCTTACTGGTCTATGTTAGGAGTCCAGGCTGGCCGGGGCCATTAGGCGGCCTCTGTGGGCAGCTCCCGCGCCTCCTGGGGTCCCCGcggtcccctccctggagtgtgGGGTGTGGGTCCTTCCTGGGCTAGCGGATGGCCAGAGCAGCATACACGCTGGGCTCTGCTGGAGGCTCCCCGGCTTGGGAGGAATGGGGTGCACTCGTCTCCCGTCTGAGCGTCAAGCGGTTCAGCTGGGCGTAGGTCACATCTGGGGGGGCGTCAGATGCGGCAGCCTGCAGtgggcggagggagagggggggtgTGTGGTTAGCGTGgggggagcctgggagcctggagaAGAGAGGACCCACCTGACTGTCCATCTGCCTGTCTTCCTCTGCTTGTTTGTCTTCTGTGTCTGGCAATCCCCCCCACAGGGGGGAAGGAGAAGTGGCCGGTCCCCGACTGAGTCTTGATCTTGAGTGGCTCACCTGGGCATACGTCGTTCCTTGGGGGTCTCCATCCTCCGCGTCCTGCTGGAGACAGACAGTGAGGGGGAGATTCGTCTCCTTGATCCCACTCGACAGCCTCGGTGAGTTTTCCACACTATTGCCAGAGTGATGCTTTCGAACTTTTAGGCAGCTTAGGTCAATCTCCTGGTGGACTCCTCAGGGACTTCCTGagccttggggcatctgggtgcttCCTACGGCTCTGAATCTGTTCCTGACACTGTTTCTTGCTCATTTGGCTCCAACCACATGGCCGTCACCCCCACCTTCCTGAAAACGCACGTTGCTGCCTAAGGACCTTTGCGCCTGctacccccacctcctgccttaTTTTCCCCAGCCACGCTTTGCACTCCAGGACACTGCCCACTTCCTCGCATATGGTCTGTCGCCCACAAGGTGAGCTCACCGAGCGTGGGTCAGGTTTGCTCACTGTCGTGCCTGCAGCACTAGGTGGGGCCTGGTAAACGGTGGGCTCTCCGTGCACATTTGCCGGGCAAATGAACGAACGGGGCCTAGAGACCTGCGGGTGTTCACGCACCCTCTTGAGACCTGAGCGAGCACCCCAACAACCGGAAGTCCGACGGCGGGTGAGGACCAGTCACGGGGGGCATGCGGGAGGTCCCACGAGGTCACGGCAAGAGGCCCCGGGGTGCCCAAGGAGGGAGAGGGCACCCGTGGGACACCGCCACGACCGGGTGATGTGAGGACACAGGAGTGTCCGTTGGTTTACGTTTGGCACCAGGAGGGCCCTCGGGGTCTGCACGGGAGCAGGGGTCTCACCCGCTGGTCCAGCTCCACCCCCTCCTCGGGCTGTGCGTCTTGCACGGCGGCATCTgctggggcagaaaggggggCGTGTCTCTTGGCAAGGTCCCCTGGGCTCACACCCCACCCCGCGGTCCAGGGGCCCCAGTGGCGGGTGAGGGGCCGAGGCCACACGTGCAGGAACGCGGTCCTCACTCCCAgccaccagcccctcccagcccccaccccccggggcgCCCCCACTCCTCTCACAGAGGGTCTCCTCCTGGGTGGCGGCAGCTGGCCCGGAGCTGGGGAGGAGATGGGGTGTTAGGGGGCATAGACGGGCAGGCGGGTGGGGGCCCGGGGGTCTGCGGGCACGAGTTACCTGTCCTGCAGGCCTCTGTCCTGGGGCTCTGGGTCTGCGGCCCCTGCAGGAAGTTGGAAGTCAGCCTCCCCCCGGGCTGGGAGGTTACGACCCCCGCCACATAATCCCAGAGGAAAGGAACCCTTCACACATATTGCCCGTGTTTCAACATCTCCCGAGACGGAAAAGAGGAAAACACCTTCAACTGGCACATGGGTGCCGACCTTACGTGTTTTCTTTCTAGCCTCTCCGACGTGAGACTCCGCAGAAGTGTCTTTCTACGCTGGCCTTTCCGACATCTGGTTTCCCTCTGGCTGGTGCCCTGAGCCACTCTCCATCCACCCACGGGAGAGCCACCACCCCCTGGGGCTGGTCACCCCCGTCCCTTCTCACCCGGCTTCCTGCCTTTGCCCTGACGCCGGCGACGGACGAGGAGGACGACGAGGAGGCAGAGCAGCAGGACGAAGGCCCCCGCGGCCCCGATGAGGACGTACAGGTACCGGTTGGGACCTTGGACAGAGCCACACCGTGAAGGAGCCAGTGATGCCATTTAACTGGGcgcgcctgctgtgtgccaggcacgtgctgggctctgggcattCACCTCTGACCCTGTCAAGGGTCACGCAGCAGGGGActgccgccccgcccccgcccccccactccaCAGacaggaaagtgaggcacagggaggctgaCCACGTGTCCCAGGTGGCCCAGCGTGGAGGTGGCAGGGGTGGGACTGGAACCCGGGCTGTGGGTTCCCTGCGCTCTCCTcatgctgccccccccccccaggccgaCACCAGCTTGGGGCTCTGGGCTCCTTATCTGCAGGCGGGTCTGTCCCAGCATCTTCGTCTGGGGCCGAGGGTCCTTCCAGATTCCCCTCACTACCTGAAGGCCCCCAGCCATTGTcctcccgtccctccccctccaggGTCATCCCACCGCTGCAGAGGGCCAGGTCCCCATAGAATCCCGACCCGGAGGGGCTTCCCCGTGAGCCCTCCTCTCCCCCCGGAGGGGGCCAGAGCCACGGCCAGAACTGAGGGGAAATCTAATCTGGGCCACGACTCTCTCCTTTacacctggggaaactgaggcccaggcaggggaggggcgtgTCCAAGCCAGCGTCTCCAGAGGTGCCTGAACTGACGGTGTAACCAATCCCTGCTCCCATGGACCCACCCGCCTCCTCCTGACAGAGACCTTCACTTGCCCGCAGAGGCTCCtggggtcgggggcgggggggcagagggggctgcctcttccccagctgggcccccaccctctccctctgccatgaccaccccagccctcctccccctggcCTCAGAGCCCCTGGAGCCTGGTGGCCGCCCTGGCATCTCTGAAACACAGGAAGGAAAGCCCTGGACAGAAGTCACCGTGACTCACCAGCTGTTGAGCTGGGATCTGTGGCTGGGGGGCCGGGCTCTCCAGAGGATCCTGGGGGAAAGGCAGTAGtagaggagggggctggagttTCCCTTCAAGACCCTGTCTCTGCTTACAGTCTTCTCCCTCATGTGCCCTGCGGCCCCCAgggccctcctcctccacctggagAATTGTGGTGACGGGGacaagggaaggggcagggagggaggggcgtgTTTCCCTCCTGTGCTCTGAGGGGCGGACCCCTCGGGTGACACTTCCCCTGAGCCCCTTCCATTATGTCTCAGCCCAGGGCTCTCTTGGGCACAGGGCCCTGAAGACAACATTGGGACAcagaggggacagggctggggccCCTCACCTGAGACCTGGAGCTCCAGGGGGTCACTGGGGTGTGACAacaggtggggggaggtgctATATGAGCCGTAGCACCTGTAGGTCCCCCCCTGGGCTGAGGTCACAGGACTCATGGAGAATTTGGCCTGGTAATGTCCAACTCGGTACTTTGATCTAAGACGCAGGGGAGGGTCAGCTGCCCCCTCCTTGGACAGAAGGAAAGTGTCCACAAAGCTCCAGGACTGACACAGCAGGGTCACATTCTCTCCTGAGGCCACCATGGGTCCTGGCTGCACCGAGAGGGAGGGTGTGGAGAGGAGCTGTCCTGGAGAGAGGAAGGCGGGTGAAGGGCTGTCCATCCTTGCTCTGAACTGAGTCTGCCTGTCCTCTgagtctctccccttccccatcccctgtctctctgtctctctccctccctggggaCCCCACACCCCCGATCCCAGCCACCACCACCTGGGACGCCCCCAGCAGGGCCTGTGCAGAGTCTGGGGCCCTGACTGAACCCGTGTCCCCTCACCTGTGACCAGGATGTCCAGGGGGTCACTGGGGGCCGACCACTCGGAGGAGAGGTTGTGTCCACCATAGCATGTGTACCGGCCCCCGTGGGAGCTGTTCACTGGGCCCAGGGGGAAGTCGGCCCCcgagagcccagcctggggctgcaGGCTAAGGTGCTGGGGAAGGTCACGTGCCGCCTCCTTGTATAGAGCGAATCTGTCATAGCCGATGTCAGAGCGACACTGGAGGGTCAGCCTC from Panthera tigris isolate Pti1 chromosome E2, P.tigris_Pti1_mat1.1, whole genome shotgun sequence includes these protein-coding regions:
- the LOC102960453 gene encoding leukocyte immunoglobulin-like receptor subfamily A member 6 isoform X23; amino-acid sequence: MTPNLTTLLLLGLSVGPRTRAQAGTLPKPSLWAEPGSVVPWGSAVTIWCQGILEAHEFHLDKDGHSMPWDRQRPLEPGNKAKFSITYVREQYAGRYHCSYQSSTGSSESSDPLELVVTGFHAEPTLSALPNPMVTSGGKVTLQCTSWMGFHRFVLMKEGEPRPVWTLDSQQPTSRQFQALFLVGPVTPRARWTFRCHGYFNNTPQLWSQPSDPVELLVSGVSRKPSLLTQQSPVVTPGQRLTLQCRSDIGYDRFALYKEAARDLPQHLSLQPQAGLSGADFPLGPVNSSHGGRYTCYGGHNLSSEWSAPSDPLDILVTGQLLSTPSLSVQPGPMVASGENVTLLCQSWSFVDTFLLSKEGAADPPLRLRSKYRVGHYQAKFSMSPVTSAQGGTYRCYGSYSTSPHLLSHPSDPLELQVSGSSGEPGPPATDPSSTAGPNRYLYVLIGAAGAFVLLLCLLVVLLVRRRRQGKGRKPGAADPEPQDRGLQDRCRRARRTARGGGGAGPAGRGGWRPPRNDVCPGCRI
- the LOC102960453 gene encoding leukocyte immunoglobulin-like receptor subfamily A member 6 isoform X22, whose protein sequence is MTPNLTTLLLLGLSVGPRTRAQAGTLPKPSLWAEPGSVVPWGSAVTIWCQGILEAHEFHLDKDGHSMPWDRQRPLEPGNKAKFSITYVREQYAGRYHCSYQSSTGSSESSDPLELVVTGFHAEPTLSALPNPMVTSGGKVTLQCTSWMGFHRFVLMKEGEPRPVWTLDSQQPTSRQFQALFLVGPVTPRARWTFRCHGYFNNTPQLWSQPSDPVELLVSGVSRKPSLLTQQSPVVTPGQRLTLQCRSDIGYDRFALYKEAARDLPQHLSLQPQAGLSGADFPLGPVNSSHGGRYTCYGGHNLSSEWSAPSDPLDILVTGQLLSTPSLSVQPGPMVASGENVTLLCQSWSFVDTFLLSKEGAADPPLRLRSKYRVGHYQAKFSMSPVTSAQGGTYRCYGSYSTSPHLLSHPSDPLELQVSGSSGEPGPPATDPSSTAGPNRYLYVLIGAAGAFVLLLCLLVVLLVRRRRQGKGRKPGAADPEPQDRGLQDRCRRARRTARGGGGAGPAAGRGGWRPPRNDVCPGCRI
- the LOC102960453 gene encoding leukocyte immunoglobulin-like receptor subfamily A member 6 isoform X14 is translated as MTPNLTTLLLLGLSVGPRTRAQAGTLPKPSLWAEPGSVVPWGSAVTIWCQGILEAHEFHLDKDGHSMPWDRQRPLEPGNKAKFSITYVREQYAGRYHCSYQSSTGSSESSDPLELVVTGFHAEPTLSALPNPMVTSGGKVTLQCTSWMGFHRFVLMKEGEPRPVWTLDSQQPTSRQFQALFLVGPVTPRARWTFRCHGYFNNTPQLWSQPSDPVELLVSGVSRKPSLLTQQSPVVTPGQRLTLQCRSDIGYDRFALYKEAARDLPQHLSLQPQAGLSGADFPLGPVNSSHGGRYTCYGGHNLSSEWSAPSDPLDILVTGQLLSTPSLSVQPGPMVASGENVTLLCQSWSFVDTFLLSKEGAADPPLRLRSKYRVGHYQAKFSMSPVTSAQGGTYRCYGSYSTSPHLLSHPSDPLELQVSGSSGEPGPPATDPSSTAGPNRYLYVLIGAAGAFVLLLCLLVVLLVRRRRQGKGRKPGAADPEPQDRGLQDRCRRARRTARGGGGAGPAGRGGWRPPRNDVCPGEPLKIKTQSGTGHFSFPPVGGIARHRRQTSRGRQADGQSGGSSLLQAPRLPPR
- the LOC102960453 gene encoding leukocyte immunoglobulin-like receptor subfamily A member 6 isoform X13, producing MTPNLTTLLLLGLSVGPRTRAQAGTLPKPSLWAEPGSVVPWGSAVTIWCQGILEAHEFHLDKDGHSMPWDRQRPLEPGNKAKFSITYVREQYAGRYHCSYQSSTGSSESSDPLELVVTGFHAEPTLSALPNPMVTSGGKVTLQCTSWMGFHRFVLMKEGEPRPVWTLDSQQPTSRQFQALFLVGPVTPRARWTFRCHGYFNNTPQLWSQPSDPVELLVSGVSRKPSLLTQQSPVVTPGQRLTLQCRSDIGYDRFALYKEAARDLPQHLSLQPQAGLSGADFPLGPVNSSHGGRYTCYGGHNLSSEWSAPSDPLDILVTGQLLSTPSLSVQPGPMVASGENVTLLCQSWSFVDTFLLSKEGAADPPLRLRSKYRVGHYQAKFSMSPVTSAQGGTYRCYGSYSTSPHLLSHPSDPLELQVSGSSGEPGPPATDPSSTAGPNRYLYVLIGAAGAFVLLLCLLVVLLVRRRRQGKGRKPGAADPEPQDRGLQDRCRRARRTARGGGGAGPAAGRGGWRPPRNDVCPGEPLKIKTQSGTGHFSFPPVGGIARHRRQTSRGRQADGQSGGSSLLQAPRLPPR